The Apis cerana isolate GH-2021 linkage group LG12, AcerK_1.0, whole genome shotgun sequence genome window below encodes:
- the LOC107998909 gene encoding PITH domain-containing protein GA19395, whose protein sequence is MAHQCSCGGIHNDGELGVQYNLYQKIDIENIECLNECEEGSGATVFKSWENRLDRNKYVESDMDNELLFNIPFTGNIKLKGLIIIGGEDDFHPNKVKLYKNRPHMTFDDISTEPEQEFELCVDTNGIHEYSLKIVKFSSVYHLSLYFIGTERTDKIKIYYIGLKGEWSPAHQHGVTICTYELRPQMNDHSRGDLENIDRTIS, encoded by the exons atggctCATCAATGTAGTTGTGGAGGTATACATAATGATGGAGAATTGGGtgtacaatataatttgtatcagaaaattgatatagaaaACATAGAATGTTTAAATGAATGTGAGGAAGGTAGTGGGGCTACTGTATTTAAATCATGGGAAAATAGattagatagaaataaa TATGTCGAAAGTGATATGGATAATGAACTTCTGTTTAATATTCc ttttactggaaatataaaattaaaaggccTTATTATTATAGGAGGAGAAGATGATTTTCATCCAAATAAAGTAAAACT gTATAAAAATAGACCACATATGACATTTGATGATATCAGCACAGAACCAGAACAAGAGTTTGAATTATGTGTAGATACAAATGGGATACATGAATATTCTCTTAA gatAGTTAAATTTTCATCAGTATATCATTTAAGTTTATACTTTATTGGTACTGAAAgaacagataaaataaaaatttattatattggatTAAAAGGAGAATGGTCACCTGCACATCAACATGGTGTTACTATTTGTACTTATGAATTACGTCCACAAATGAATGATCATTCAAGAGGAgatcttgaaaatattgatagaaCAATtagttga